A window of Planctomycetota bacterium contains these coding sequences:
- a CDS encoding STAS domain-containing protein, translating to MAIEQWSESVLVGRLRDDPVLADDLDSIVARIETDPCDVILDFAEVTFVSSSNLAGILRLRNELRDRDAEKNILLSSVGPKILSTFTVTGIDKLFDFAENLPMALAQLAIEE from the coding sequence ATGGCGATCGAGCAATGGTCGGAGAGCGTATTGGTGGGCCGTCTGCGGGACGATCCGGTCCTGGCCGACGATCTGGACAGCATCGTCGCGCGGATCGAGACCGACCCGTGCGACGTCATCCTAGACTTCGCCGAGGTGACGTTCGTTTCCTCGAGCAACCTCGCGGGCATCCTCCGCCTGCGCAACGAACTCCGCGACCGCGACGCCGAGAAGAACATCCTCCTCAGCAGCGTCGGCCCCAAGATCCTCAGCACCTTCACCGTCACCGGCATCGACAAACTCTTCGACTTCGCCGAGAACCTGCCGATGGCGCTGGCCCAGCTGGCGATCGAGGAGTGA
- a CDS encoding GIY-YIG nuclease family protein, with protein sequence MSTHRLGKTLRIYLLDGSSNGPTMAEIINWTGQVIALPRAQLADMAGREELRRTGIYILVGLVGDREQIYIGEGDDVFDRLKAHDRDPSKDFWTRAVTVTSKDFNLTKSHGRFLECRLIGLAQSADRVVVSNGTSPDTKPLPEPDVADMEYFLDQIELVLPVLGFDFLREQAKPDAESVTDDLLTLTMTDAGAEAHAQERDGVFIVMKGSTARIKTAPSLDNNIKVRDELVASKRLIPKDDHLFEFASDVEFSSPSSAATVVAGGNRNGRITWQLPDGRTYSDWKTQQIEAAERNSASSDLNRR encoded by the coding sequence ATGAGTACGCATCGACTTGGCAAGACGCTTCGGATCTACCTTCTCGACGGCTCTTCAAATGGCCCGACAATGGCGGAGATTATTAACTGGACAGGGCAGGTGATCGCGCTGCCACGAGCCCAGTTAGCTGATATGGCGGGCCGGGAAGAACTGAGGCGTACCGGCATTTACATTCTTGTCGGCCTAGTCGGCGACCGGGAGCAGATTTATATCGGTGAAGGTGACGATGTATTCGACCGGCTTAAAGCCCATGATCGGGATCCAAGTAAAGACTTCTGGACTCGCGCCGTTACGGTGACGAGCAAGGACTTCAATCTTACGAAGTCGCACGGTCGATTTTTGGAGTGCCGTCTGATCGGTCTCGCGCAGAGCGCTGATCGGGTCGTAGTGTCGAATGGCACATCCCCGGATACGAAGCCCCTTCCCGAGCCGGATGTAGCTGATATGGAGTACTTTCTCGATCAGATCGAGTTGGTGCTGCCCGTGCTTGGATTTGATTTCCTGCGGGAGCAAGCGAAGCCCGATGCCGAGTCGGTGACCGATGATCTACTGACCCTGACGATGACAGATGCCGGTGCTGAAGCTCATGCGCAGGAACGTGACGGAGTCTTCATCGTTATGAAAGGGTCAACCGCAAGAATCAAAACGGCTCCGTCGCTGGACAACAATATTAAGGTTCGAGACGAGCTTGTAGCGAGTAAACGGCTCATACCGAAGGATGATCATCTATTCGAATTCGCCTCGGATGTGGAGTTTTCGAGTCCGAGTTCCGCAGCAACCGTGGTTGCTGGCGGTAATAGGAACGGCCGGATAACGTGGCAGCTCCCAGATGGTCGGACATATTCTGATTGGAAAACACAGCAGATTGAAGCAGCCGAGCGCAATAGTGCTTCCTCTGATTTGAATCGACGATGA